One Chloroflexota bacterium DNA segment encodes these proteins:
- a CDS encoding isoprenylcysteine carboxylmethyltransferase family protein gives MQKLLPPRLFLLTIGLMLALRWLWPIALLVPTPFNWLGLVIGVAGLAVAISSARHFRQIGTNIMTFGQPDRLVISGWFRWSRNPMYLGFGLSLLGIALLLGAAISNLVLVIAFVIIVDRWYIAFEERAMLANFGEQYTAYQAQTRRWI, from the coding sequence ATGCAAAAATTACTCCCACCAAGGCTCTTTTTGTTGACGATTGGCCTGATGCTAGCATTACGCTGGCTTTGGCCAATTGCGCTTTTAGTGCCAACACCGTTCAATTGGCTTGGTTTGGTGATTGGGGTTGCTGGGTTGGCCGTCGCAATCAGCAGTGCCCGCCATTTTCGCCAAATTGGCACGAATATTATGACCTTTGGCCAGCCTGATCGCTTGGTGATCTCTGGTTGGTTTCGTTGGAGTCGCAACCCAATGTATTTGGGCTTTGGCCTCAGTTTATTGGGCATTGCCCTGTTGCTTGGCGCGGCAATCTCGAATTTAGTGCTGGTTATCGCGTTCGTCATTATTGTTGATCGTTGGTATATTGCCTTTGAAGAGCGGGCGATGTTAGCAAATTTTGGCGAGCAGTACACCGCCTATCAAGCCCAAACCCGCCGCTGGATTTAA
- the ettA gene encoding energy-dependent translational throttle protein EttA gives MFVDNKVIYSMIRVSKIHPPNKQVLKDISLSYFLGAKIGVLGTNGSGKSSLLRILAGVDQEFQGETVLAPGYTIGYLEQEPQLDTGKTVRQIVEEAVKPVVDALREYDEINAKFGESMSDDEMDALIQRQGEVQDKLDQMNAWDLDSRLDFAMDALRCPPSDTPVEVLSGGERRRVALCRLLLEEPSILLLDEPTNHLDAESVAWLEKHLQEYPGTVIAVTHDRHFLNNVAGWILELDRGQGIPWKGNYSSWLEQKQQRLANEEKAESQRQKTLQRELDWINMAPKARQTKSKARINAYEQLLSQNTEKAQGELEIFIPPGPRLGDIVIRANNVSKSFGDKLLYENLTLDLPAGGIVGIIGPNGAGKTTLFRMITDQEQPDSGVFEVGSTVKLAYVDQSRETLDPEKTVWEEISEGAEQIQLGPRTVNSRAYVARFNFSGSDQQKKVGGLSGGERNRVHLAKMLKSGANVILLDEPTNDLDVHTLRALEEALENFGGCAVIISHDRWFLDRVATHMLAFEGDSQVVWYPGTYSEYEADRRKRLGSAADHPHRITYRKLRRD, from the coding sequence GTGTTTGTGGATAACAAAGTTATCTACTCGATGATTCGGGTGAGCAAAATTCATCCGCCAAATAAGCAAGTGTTGAAGGATATTTCGTTATCCTATTTTTTGGGCGCAAAAATTGGCGTGCTCGGGACGAACGGCTCGGGTAAATCTAGCCTGCTGCGCATTTTGGCGGGCGTTGATCAAGAGTTTCAAGGCGAAACGGTTTTAGCTCCAGGCTATACGATTGGCTACCTTGAGCAAGAACCCCAACTTGATACTGGCAAAACCGTGCGTCAAATCGTCGAAGAAGCGGTCAAACCCGTCGTTGATGCCTTGCGCGAATACGATGAAATTAACGCTAAATTCGGCGAATCTATGAGCGACGACGAGATGGATGCGCTGATCCAACGTCAAGGCGAGGTGCAAGATAAGCTTGACCAAATGAATGCCTGGGATCTGGATAGCCGCCTTGATTTCGCTATGGATGCGCTGCGCTGCCCACCATCGGATACGCCAGTTGAGGTGCTTTCTGGTGGCGAACGCCGCCGCGTGGCGCTCTGTCGCTTGTTACTTGAAGAGCCAAGCATTTTGCTGCTCGACGAACCAACCAACCACCTCGATGCTGAATCAGTGGCTTGGCTCGAAAAACACTTGCAAGAATATCCTGGCACGGTCATCGCGGTTACCCACGATCGCCACTTTTTAAATAATGTGGCTGGCTGGATTTTGGAGCTTGATCGTGGTCAAGGTATTCCATGGAAGGGCAATTATTCGTCGTGGCTTGAGCAAAAACAACAACGCCTCGCCAACGAAGAAAAAGCTGAATCACAACGCCAAAAAACCCTCCAACGCGAGTTGGATTGGATTAACATGGCTCCAAAGGCTCGTCAAACCAAGAGCAAAGCCCGGATTAACGCCTATGAGCAATTGCTCAGCCAAAATACTGAAAAAGCGCAAGGCGAATTGGAAATTTTCATTCCACCAGGGCCGCGCTTGGGCGATATTGTGATTCGTGCCAATAATGTGAGCAAATCGTTTGGCGATAAGTTGCTTTATGAAAATTTGACCCTCGATTTGCCTGCTGGCGGGATTGTGGGCATTATTGGGCCAAACGGCGCAGGTAAAACAACCTTGTTCCGCATGATTACCGACCAAGAACAGCCTGATAGCGGCGTGTTTGAAGTTGGCTCAACCGTCAAATTGGCCTATGTTGACCAAAGCCGTGAAACGCTTGACCCCGAAAAAACTGTTTGGGAAGAAATTTCCGAAGGTGCTGAGCAGATTCAGCTGGGGCCACGCACAGTCAATTCCCGCGCCTATGTTGCCCGTTTCAATTTCTCAGGCTCGGATCAACAAAAGAAGGTCGGTGGCCTCTCTGGTGGTGAGCGCAACCGTGTGCATTTGGCCAAAATGCTCAAATCTGGTGCGAATGTTATCCTGCTCGACGAACCAACCAACGACTTAGATGTGCATACCCTGCGAGCCTTGGAAGAAGCCTTGGAAAATTTTGGCGGCTGTGCCGTGATTATTTCCCACGATCGCTGGTTCCTTGATCGGGTTGCTACCCATATGCTGGCCTTTGAAGGTGATAGCCAAGTGGTTTGGTATCCTGGCACCTATAGCGAATACGAGGCTGATCGCCGCAAACGCTTAGGCAGTGCCGCCGATCACCCGCATCGGATTACCTATCGCAAACTACGCCGCGATTAA
- a CDS encoding peptidoglycan-binding protein: MQRRLTWRWLGLLSLALGLLIQAPISAQTRNPQRANLTVTVTNADGKPLNNATVSVASLGLTATTDAAGNAHFSLTASESQAIEVAVDANGYRAWRLRNAQLIPNDTLLVDAPLTLTNKAVDQQPEIIEVQPHRLTTNTPQEASLNDDELNQIMAGTNTTPPSTIRVYRVSLGRIDTVNFKTYVKHVLPNEWVAGWRTESLRSGAMASKTYAWYRTMYPKYPGKGYDTKDTTADQVYNPNVSYASTNAAVDDTWNYRLIKNNAIFQSQYCAGSYNGSRTSGQCSQNHGWTVGLYMSQWGSKYLADNGSTWRSILTFYYDNATIGTISGGTTPSLPAWPSLRNGSSGNDVKAAQYLLRSHGHSLTADGAFGAGTEQAVRSFQSANGLTADGIIGPQTYAKLIKTVQNGSSGDAVRAIQTLLGITIDGAFGAGTEQAVLNLQSTYGLTRDGIVGPLTWQAAFGK; the protein is encoded by the coding sequence ATGCAGCGTAGGTTAACATGGCGTTGGTTGGGGTTACTTAGTTTGGCCTTGGGTTTGCTGATTCAAGCACCTATTTCGGCGCAAACCCGCAACCCGCAACGAGCCAATTTAACGGTAACGGTCACCAATGCTGATGGCAAGCCCTTGAACAACGCCACAGTTTCAGTTGCGAGTTTGGGATTAACTGCCACGACTGACGCGGCGGGTAATGCCCATTTTAGCCTAACTGCCAGCGAAAGCCAAGCTATTGAGGTGGCGGTTGATGCTAACGGCTATCGCGCTTGGCGTTTACGCAATGCCCAATTAATCCCTAATGATACGCTGTTGGTCGATGCGCCACTCACGCTCACCAATAAAGCTGTCGATCAACAACCAGAAATTATTGAGGTTCAGCCGCATCGGTTAACCACCAACACACCCCAAGAAGCTAGTTTAAATGATGATGAATTGAATCAAATTATGGCAGGCACAAATACTACGCCGCCAAGCACAATTCGGGTCTATCGCGTGAGCCTTGGACGAATCGATACGGTCAATTTCAAAACATATGTCAAGCATGTACTACCCAACGAATGGGTGGCGGGTTGGCGCACCGAATCGTTGCGTTCGGGCGCGATGGCCTCGAAAACCTATGCTTGGTATCGCACGATGTACCCCAAATATCCGGGCAAAGGCTATGATACTAAGGATACGACCGCCGACCAAGTGTACAATCCCAATGTCTCGTATGCCAGCACTAACGCAGCGGTTGATGATACCTGGAACTATCGCTTGATCAAAAATAATGCGATTTTCCAAAGCCAATATTGTGCTGGCTCCTACAATGGCAGTCGCACATCGGGCCAGTGCAGCCAAAATCACGGTTGGACGGTTGGCTTGTATATGAGCCAATGGGGTTCGAAATATCTGGCCGATAATGGCTCAACTTGGCGTTCAATCCTGACTTTTTACTATGATAACGCCACAATTGGCACGATCTCTGGTGGTACAACCCCTAGTTTGCCCGCTTGGCCAAGCTTGCGCAATGGCAGTTCGGGCAACGATGTTAAGGCTGCTCAGTATTTATTGCGTTCGCATGGCCATTCACTGACGGCTGACGGAGCATTTGGTGCTGGCACGGAACAAGCAGTGCGAAGTTTCCAAAGCGCCAATGGCTTAACCGCTGATGGCATTATTGGCCCACAAACCTATGCCAAACTGATCAAAACCGTGCAGAATGGTAGCAGCGGCGATGCGGTTCGGGCAATTCAGACCCTACTTGGTATAACGATTGATGGGGCATTTGGCGCTGGCACGGAACAAGCAGTGCTCAATTTACAATCGACCTATGGCCTAACCCGCGATGGAATTGTTGGACCACTGACATGGCAAGCAGCCTTTGGGAAGTAG
- a CDS encoding glycoside hydrolase family 13 protein, translated as MTTSDWQTPDWVKHAVFYQIFPERFANGDRTNDPANAQPWGTSPTLHNYMGGDLQGIIDKLDYLVDLGINALYLNPIFQATTSHKYNTFDYFKIDPHFGTLETFKTLLNEAHRRGIKVILDAVFNHCGRGFFAFHDVIENGVHSPYTNWFHISRFPIHPYESRYAANYRTWWDFRELPKFNTDNPAVRKYLLDVARYWIELGIDGWRLDVPNEIEDHNFWREFRTIVKDINPEAYIVGEIWTDGSAWLQGDQFDAVMNYLFRDLCTDFFASYRVRAADFAAGIDHLIVRYQPQVTYVQFNLLGSHDTARFLSVAEEAGKWALERMKLAVLFKLIFPGAPCIYYGDEIGLHGGKDPDCRRCFPWDQPQTWQTELQAWTKRWVKFRHEHTALRTGHYATLFADNDMNIFACARWDDQGQFVIVLNNNETPWTLDLPLHAQLPSVAHYRDVQTGELYSVAEGKIREVALAPWKHLVLQAE; from the coding sequence ATGACAACCAGCGATTGGCAAACGCCCGATTGGGTCAAACATGCCGTCTTTTATCAGATTTTCCCTGAGCGCTTTGCCAATGGTGATCGAACCAATGATCCGGCAAATGCGCAACCTTGGGGTACAAGCCCAACCTTACATAATTATATGGGCGGCGATCTACAAGGAATTATCGATAAGCTTGATTATTTAGTCGATTTGGGCATTAATGCGCTGTATCTCAACCCAATTTTTCAAGCCACAACTTCACATAAATATAATACCTTCGATTATTTTAAAATCGATCCGCATTTTGGTACGCTAGAAACCTTTAAAACTTTATTGAATGAAGCTCATCGCCGTGGAATTAAAGTTATTCTTGATGCGGTGTTTAATCATTGTGGTCGCGGCTTTTTTGCCTTTCACGATGTAATTGAAAATGGTGTGCACTCGCCCTACACCAATTGGTTTCATATCTCGCGCTTTCCAATTCATCCCTATGAATCGCGCTATGCCGCTAATTATCGTACTTGGTGGGATTTTCGCGAGTTGCCCAAATTCAACACCGATAATCCGGCGGTACGCAAATATTTGCTTGATGTAGCTCGCTATTGGATTGAATTAGGCATTGATGGTTGGCGCTTGGATGTGCCAAATGAAATTGAGGATCATAACTTTTGGCGTGAGTTTCGCACAATTGTCAAAGATATTAATCCTGAAGCCTATATTGTGGGCGAAATTTGGACTGATGGCTCAGCTTGGCTGCAAGGCGATCAATTTGATGCAGTGATGAATTATCTGTTTCGCGATTTATGCACCGATTTCTTTGCCAGCTATCGGGTACGTGCCGCTGATTTTGCGGCTGGGATCGACCATTTAATTGTACGCTATCAGCCGCAAGTGACCTATGTCCAATTTAATTTGCTTGGCTCGCACGATACTGCGCGATTTTTGAGTGTGGCCGAAGAAGCTGGTAAATGGGCTTTAGAGCGCATGAAATTAGCGGTTTTGTTCAAATTAATCTTTCCTGGTGCGCCATGTATCTATTATGGCGATGAAATTGGCTTGCATGGCGGCAAAGATCCCGATTGTCGGCGCTGTTTCCCGTGGGATCAACCGCAAACCTGGCAGACTGAGCTTCAAGCTTGGACTAAACGCTGGGTTAAGTTTCGTCATGAGCATACAGCCTTGCGCACAGGCCATTATGCGACACTGTTTGCCGACAACGATATGAATATTTTTGCTTGTGCCCGTTGGGATGATCAAGGCCAATTTGTGATTGTACTAAATAATAATGAAACGCCTTGGACGCTTGATTTGCCGTTGCATGCCCAATTACCAAGCGTTGCCCATTATCGCGATGTGCAAACTGGCGAACTGTATAGCGTGGCCGAGGGCAAAATTCGCGAGGTAGCATTGGCTCCGTGGAAACATTTGGTATTACAAGCTGAATAG
- a CDS encoding ribonuclease H-like domain-containing protein, with product MLRVSDALRVLLQNQTVVGNDWLPPTKIRSLYLNDPAAIWLEHHGAAHGFAPETLSYAFIDFLAEKGHQFELAWLQRVAPNAVQVCVEPYEGREAHRVAQTLDLIEAGTPVIAQPALWWPAERIFGTPDLIVLSSWFRQQYPEMGHLVGETEHYLVLDLKFSSNLEKREKAADLSCYSAQTRMYSYMLGQIQGIMPQHAFLITRDRLHNPISIPIEAQLEQPLDADIRQNCERYFEIVRNGGQYLPWNDPIVQLNPNVNDERWSKARTQIRQRQPGGEMLRLWNIGAAAQQKLVKAGITTLSSLMNAASQSLPKGVMKYPDPMKAIMQANHTGLAQRAEGIAPAAKPYEFFVDFEFFSNLNVNFEQQWPTLQGTPMIFMIGIGWLANGQWHYHECIAEREDHLAEQAILAEFIAVLQAQTNQQLDQAVLYHWHNAEPVECRHAAARHHLPSDHLLLNLPWFDLKNVLVDNACAVPGAWDYSLKSIAKALAALDAQYDPAWPSDLADGSQAQLVGWYAYRKPNPRTSPEMQLLSRYLEADCRATWKILAWLRADD from the coding sequence ATGCTACGAGTGTCGGATGCTCTACGGGTATTGTTACAAAACCAAACAGTGGTAGGCAATGATTGGCTACCGCCCACCAAAATTCGCTCGCTCTACTTAAATGATCCTGCCGCGATTTGGCTGGAGCATCATGGCGCGGCGCATGGCTTTGCCCCTGAAACGCTCAGTTATGCCTTTATCGATTTTCTGGCCGAAAAAGGCCATCAATTCGAGCTAGCTTGGCTGCAACGTGTCGCGCCCAATGCAGTTCAAGTTTGCGTCGAACCCTATGAAGGCCGCGAGGCTCATCGTGTCGCCCAAACCCTCGACCTGATTGAGGCTGGAACGCCCGTGATTGCCCAACCAGCCTTGTGGTGGCCCGCTGAGCGAATTTTTGGCACGCCCGATTTGATTGTGCTTAGCTCGTGGTTTCGCCAGCAATACCCTGAAATGGGGCATTTGGTCGGTGAAACTGAACATTATTTGGTGCTTGATTTGAAGTTTTCAAGCAACCTTGAAAAGCGCGAAAAAGCTGCTGATTTGAGTTGCTACAGCGCTCAAACTCGTATGTATAGTTATATGCTAGGTCAGATTCAGGGCATCATGCCCCAACATGCCTTCTTAATTACCCGTGATCGTTTGCATAATCCAATATCGATTCCAATTGAGGCTCAGCTTGAGCAGCCGCTTGATGCTGATATTCGCCAAAACTGTGAGCGCTATTTCGAGATTGTGCGCAATGGCGGCCAATATCTGCCATGGAACGATCCGATTGTGCAACTGAATCCGAATGTGAACGATGAACGTTGGAGCAAAGCCCGCACTCAAATTCGCCAACGCCAGCCAGGCGGCGAGATGCTGCGGCTCTGGAATATTGGGGCAGCGGCCCAACAAAAATTGGTCAAAGCTGGCATTACCACGTTGTCCAGCCTGATGAACGCGGCCAGCCAAAGCCTACCCAAGGGCGTGATGAAGTATCCCGACCCAATGAAGGCCATTATGCAAGCCAACCATACTGGCCTTGCACAACGCGCTGAGGGCATTGCGCCAGCCGCCAAACCTTACGAGTTTTTTGTTGATTTTGAGTTTTTCAGCAATCTGAATGTGAATTTTGAGCAACAATGGCCCACGCTCCAAGGCACGCCCATGATTTTCATGATTGGGATTGGCTGGCTGGCAAATGGTCAGTGGCACTATCACGAGTGTATTGCTGAGCGTGAAGATCATCTCGCTGAACAAGCCATCTTGGCTGAATTTATTGCCGTTTTACAGGCCCAAACCAATCAGCAGCTTGATCAAGCGGTGCTTTACCATTGGCATAATGCTGAGCCAGTCGAATGTCGCCATGCTGCGGCCCGCCATCACTTGCCCAGCGACCATCTCTTACTCAATTTGCCATGGTTCGATTTGAAAAATGTTTTGGTCGATAATGCCTGTGCTGTGCCTGGCGCGTGGGATTATTCGCTCAAGAGCATTGCCAAAGCGTTGGCAGCCCTCGATGCCCAATATGATCCAGCCTGGCCCAGCGATTTAGCCGATGGCTCGCAAGCGCAGTTAGTTGGTTGGTATGCTTATCGCAAGCCTAATCCGCGCACTAGCCCAGAGATGCAATTGCTCAGCCGCTACTTAGAAGCCGATTGCCGCGCGACATGGAAAATTTTGGCTTGGCTACGAGCTGATGATTAA
- the otsB gene encoding trehalose-phosphatase: protein MLSTTLKQRLQPIIKVERLGLITDIDGTISRIAPTPDGATVDPLCRAALSQLTEHLPLVAAVSGRAARDVQRMLQLPAMRYIGNHGLEIWGQDGGMLVPAAQPYSAAVREFVAAMQRYELPEGVVLESKGITATLHYRLATDQMAAELWLRKVLSELAAAHNLIITEGLMIFEVRPPVDWHKGSAVAWLIEEHKLEAAIFLGDDLTDVDGFRSIAAAREHGCQALAIGVINPESHPSVAETADICINGVDASAEVLQWILEQRLARTHPAGS, encoded by the coding sequence TTGCTCTCGACGACGCTTAAACAACGATTGCAACCAATTATCAAAGTGGAACGCTTGGGATTAATCACCGATATTGATGGCACGATCAGCCGAATTGCACCAACGCCTGATGGTGCAACCGTTGATCCATTATGTCGAGCCGCTTTGAGCCAATTGACTGAGCATTTGCCCTTGGTTGCTGCGGTTTCTGGTCGGGCTGCCCGCGATGTCCAACGCATGCTGCAACTCCCAGCCATGCGCTACATCGGCAACCATGGCTTGGAAATCTGGGGCCAAGATGGTGGGATGCTTGTGCCCGCTGCCCAACCGTATAGCGCCGCTGTGCGCGAATTTGTGGCGGCGATGCAGCGCTACGAGCTACCTGAAGGTGTTGTGCTTGAATCCAAGGGCATCACGGCAACCTTACATTATCGCTTGGCAACTGATCAAATGGCGGCTGAACTTTGGCTGCGCAAGGTTTTGAGCGAACTAGCCGCCGCCCACAATTTGATCATTACCGAAGGGTTGATGATTTTCGAGGTACGCCCACCCGTTGATTGGCATAAGGGCAGCGCGGTTGCTTGGCTGATCGAGGAGCACAAACTTGAGGCAGCAATCTTTTTGGGCGACGATCTGACCGATGTCGATGGCTTTCGCTCGATTGCAGCAGCGCGTGAACATGGTTGCCAAGCCTTGGCGATCGGCGTAATCAATCCCGAATCGCACCCATCGGTAGCCGAAACTGCCGATATTTGTATCAACGGCGTTGATGCTAGTGCTGAGGTTTTACAATGGATTCTTGAGCAACGGTTGGCACGTACACATCCCGCTGGTAGCTAG